ttaaaagttattgttcagtttaattttttttacattatattaatatataaattaattattataattttattttatttttaaaataatttttcatgttaatcgttattttttaaaataggtatgtaaaatattttttaatatttaataaaatttaatatttttaatttatatataattagaaaggtgataaaaaattatttttaattaatatatatgtgaAAAAGTAAAATGAAGAAAATTATAAGGTAGAGAgagtataaaataatataattatataatcgtaataatttaattaatattgtgataattattaacttaattattattaagtagTCTAACCacattaaatgaattttaaataataattgataaaatatatttttttttataatttaatcgatTAAATTTGATGAGTCAAGCTTAAGttcatgaaattaataaaaaaaattagataaactTGAATCTAATAAATCCAAACAAGTCAAAATTCAAACTCTGAATATGAACTCAAATGCAAAATCTTCATCTCATGATCCACTGTCCACACCTAAAGAATCAGTTAGTtatgtaatttatatatttcatatcCATGACGCTGaatgtatattattttcaattattgTTGAAAATAGACGTACCACTTGTTAGAAAGCAacgattttgattttttttttttttttaaattttgattttagttgcaaattgtttaattattttttttaagagaaaaattatcagGTGAACAATGCTGCAGTATCATTCAATGAGATCAATGAGAACTCTGTGGAGCATGCAGAGACTGTAATAAAAACCAATTACTATGGTCCCAAGTTGCTGATACAGGCACTCTTGCCAATGTTTCGTCGATCAAATTCTGCCAGCCGCATCCTTAACGTTAGCTCTAGACTCGGCTCCATTAATGTAAGTCTCCATTATTTATTTACTACTCTCCCGTAATATATggcttaaaatttaaaaaatactaatgATAATcactttttaattaaataattatttaacatttttcatcctattaatttaataaatattttttatttaatagaatGTAGAATGTTAAATAATCACTTAAAAAACAACTATTACTAACATTTCTTTTCAGGTTTATTTACCTAAATTAGTAACAACaattaatgattttaatttttttaaaaaattataatagtttatttaaaatattcttcaGATAACtatacttttttatatattattattaaataatttaaaaattaataatattatatatgaaaaataaaattaatattactttgaaattataaaagtgacagaaatagagagaaaaaaaaaatctttagaaTGAAAGTTATCGTGGGACGGATACGCTATTATATacctttaattaattttacatatttattaaTGCAGAAGATGAAAAACCCTAGAATTAAAAAGATGTTGCTAAGCGAAAACTTATCTGAAGAGCATATTGAAGAGATGGTAAATATGTTTCTTGAAAGTGTGAAGAAAGGGACGTGGAAGAGCCAGGGCTGGCCGGAGATATGGACGGATTACGCAGTGTCAAAGCTGGCAATCAATGCATACTCTAGGGTTTTGGCTAGACGATATAAAGATCGTGGACTATGTGTAAATTGTTTCTGCCCTGGCTTCACTCAGACGTCTATGACTCGAGGTAAAGGCACCCACACCGCCGCTGAAGCAGCAGAAGTTGGTGCTAGGCTAGCCTTGCTTCCGCCGCATGAGCTACCGACTGGCAAATTTTATATGGGGTTTAGGCCTGGCATTGTTTCTAAATTGTAAGAATTAATAAGactagttatttattttaaatgagaTAGGTATGTAATATATTATTGCCATGATTCGTTAAtggtaattaattttaataagcaCTTACGGTTTTAtctcatttaatattttaaatttattaactcgattaaaattcaaatttgcaTTGAACAAGCTCATTAGCGAATTAAAGGGTTCTCTCAATTTCTAAAATTACTTAATACTTTtagtttaaattcaaaatttctaaataaaggagaaaagacttgattttctatttaacttttttaaaattttttttaaaaaaatttaattgcttTTTGTTTTGACATGTGAGTGCTGGGAATGAATATCAATTTTACAAGTCATTAGCGACCCAGTGAGGGAGATACCTTTCACATTGGTTGCATCTTTTCAAAAAATATCGGATTTTGACAACACACATCACAGTAATTAGAGGAAATTGCCCTTCGTTGATAAAAATATTTCGGAGCTCTGTGATCCATTTTTATAAACGTAAATATTTATTGTCATTTCGGATACTTTCACAAATGATTTATATGTAAAAACTTGCGTGTGATCATTTTAGGTTAGGAAACATCGATATTATTCTTAGTTGACAAATTTATTTTGGAACTCTaaaacccacttttgtaaaggtagATATTTATTATCACTTCAGACACTTTCACAAATCAGCGCGTAAAAACTTATAAGTAACTATTTTGGAgttgaaaaatatcaaatttgtcATTCATTGGCAAATTTGTTTTGAAATATTagaacccacttttgtaaatgTAAACATTTATTGTCATTTCAAACactttgataaatattttacgTGTATAATCTTGTGAGTGACTATTTTGAGGTTGAGGATATCAAATGTCCTTAGTTGGCAAACTTTTTTTGGAGATCCGGAACCCACTTTTATAAAAACAAATATTTATGTCATTTCAAGTACTTAAACAAATTATTTGCACATAGAAAGTAGCGAGAAACCATTTTTGAGTTGGGAAATAGTAAATATATCCTTAGTTAGTTAACTTGTTCGAAGCTCGGAACCCACAtttgtataaataaatatttatcggTCATTTTGAAgcaatttcataaaatatttgcGCGTAAAATCTTTCAAATGACCACTTTAGGGTTAAGAAAAatcaaatatgtccttagtCGACAAAGTTCTTCCCAAGGCTGCACAATCTACttttataaaagtaaataattatcGTCATTTTGCACACTTAAACAAATGATTTACGCGTAAAAACTTGcaattttgaaattgaaaaatatcaaatatgtccttaATTGATAAACTTGTTCCAAAGCTCCGTGACCGACTTTtataaaggtaaacatttattGTCATTTTACGCACTTGCACAAATGTTTTGCGTGTAAAACTTACGAGTAACCAttttgggttgaaaaatattaaatatgtccTTAGTAGACAAACTTATTGACATAAAACCTTATGAGACAAGTTGCAAACCCACACATAcgagtagatatggaatccaaagatttgataaggaatccaaagatttgataaatgcGGAACCCAGGACTAACATATGATAAAAAAtcccgtcacacaacttgataaaaaaACAAAGCAAAGATATCTTCCAAAGGTTgttctactacacccctaaccaaccaatatgattaaaaacatagataatcaagcgaaagttgctctactacacccctaactaaccaatgtgattagaaacatagatactCAAATTATTCCAGTTTCGAGaatgccacaagaaattcttgataaattaACTAAGTATGAaggagatccatattagaacatcacaaggttaaaccttgataagttgcaaAATAATGTAGAAGAATCAAAACATTATCTTTATTCATTGGCTTCTGTGGCTGTCACCTTAAGGGtatttttatagccttcaaaaccataattctattgtaggaaggtgtaattatAATATAGGAAGAGTATCTAGTCAAATctagattacattaaagattattttcctaaattatcttggagaaatctccttcctaaatgggatgcacgaatttggcttctaatataggttaaattaatttaaaacaaatttcacaaaatactaaaataccaaaataataaaactggcctaaatgcaatttggccatatatgcattacgcgatctgaaattgtgtttaaaataaatcccacaaaatactaaaataccaaattaataaaactgacctaaatgcaatttggccatacacGCATTACacgatctgaaattgtgttgtgcgtccacatgtgttgaagaaAGTAACTTATTTCTTTATTCTCCTATACTTCCCAAATATAATTCTCATCTCGTAACCCTTACATTAgcgatggtaacttgatttgtcatgatttagaGTTTcacattttaaatctttgaagtatTGTATTATTTCCTTGCTCATATCATTACTGATGCAGAACCTAAGAGTAACATGTGATAAAAAATCTcatcacacaacttgataaaaaaaacaaagtaaagatatcttccaaaaggttgctctactatacCCCTAACCAGCGAATGTGATTAGAAGCATAGATAATGGAGCGaaagttgctctaccacacccctaaccaaccaatgtgattagaaacatagataatcaagtaaatGTTGCGTAAatgttgctctactacacccctaaccaaccaatatgattagaaatatagataattaagtaaatgttgctctactacactccTAACAAACTAATGTGATTCGAAACATAGGTAATCAAGCTATTCTAGCTTCAAGAATGCCACAAAAAATTCTTAATAAGTTAATTAAGCATGAAGGAGATCCATATGAGAACGtcacaaggttaaaccttgattatttgataaataatagagaagaaccaaaatattattcaaaatatcatatttattcATTGGCTTttgtggctgccaccttaagggtgtttttatagccttcaaaaccctaattctattatAGGAagatgtaattacaatataggaaaaGTATCTAGTGAAATAATCAAACCTGAAATATATTAaagattattttcttaaattttcttGGAGAAATCTGCTTTttaaatgggctgcacgaatttggcttttaatataggccaaattaatttaaaataaatttcacaaaatactaaaataccaaagtaataaaactggcctaaatgcaatttggccatacatgcattacgcaatctgaaattgtgt
The sequence above is a segment of the Manihot esculenta cultivar AM560-2 chromosome 5, M.esculenta_v8, whole genome shotgun sequence genome. Coding sequences within it:
- the LOC110615156 gene encoding (+)-neomenthol dehydrogenase; protein product: MEVKEYDPFLPCPLSSARWWTKDTVAVVTGGNKGIGFSLVRQLAEKGVTVILTARDVERGYNAIKELRNSPGDVRVHFYRLDVSDPASIKSFASQFEKDFGVLDILVNNAAVSFNEINENSVEHAETVIKTNYYGPKLLIQALLPMFRRSNSASRILNVSSRLGSINKMKNPRIKKMLLSENLSEEHIEEMVNMFLESVKKGTWKSQGWPEIWTDYAVSKLAINAYSRVLARRYKDRGLCVNCFCPGFTQTSMTRGKGTHTAAEAAEVGARLALLPPHELPTGKFYMGFRPGIVSKL